One part of the Sardina pilchardus chromosome 5, fSarPil1.1, whole genome shotgun sequence genome encodes these proteins:
- the LOC134079736 gene encoding G-protein coupled receptor 83-like: MESFAQNTTETDDILEFSLNRSIYYTLDENALADWQTLLGKRKYGAESQNPTTKVLLIIAYSFIIVISLFGNSLVCHVVMKNKQTRSVTSLFIANLAIADILITLLNTPFTLVRFVISTWVFGKGMCHISRFVQYCSLHVSTLTLTAIALDRRQVILHPLRPRISTLRGFIYIAAIWLMGGSFSLPHAIYQKLFTFVYSKDIVRCLCVPDFPEPSDLFWQYLDLATFVLLYVLPLLIISGAYLGVARRLWRPNAIGDVTSEQYFLQRRRRKRTIKMLMAVVLVFAVCWFPLNCYVLLLSSRAVRSNNVLYFSFHWLAMSSTCYNPFIYCWLNHSFRAELKRLLAVCPWGLWAAGTRAAPEASSQERQRQQRQQQRESLLPPSGQEGHHRVAWPEREAGGGGAPGPARPGLKKSSAPQSLSLSGTGRTDILTVEPIMVAS; this comes from the exons ATGGAGTCTTTCGCGCAGAACACAACGGAGACAGATGACATTCTTGAATTTTCTTTGAACAGGTCGATTTATTACACTTTGGATGAGAATGCCCTTGCTGACTGGCAGACTTTACTCGGGAAAAGAAAATATGGCGCTGAGTCTCAAAATCCCACCACGAAAGTTTTGTTGATCATCGCCTATTCTTTTATTATTGTCATATCGCTCTTCGGGAATTCCCTAGTTTGCCACGTGGTAATGAAGAATAAACAAACGCGCTCTGTCACGAGTTTATTCATCGCCAACCTGGCAATAGCGGACATTCTCATCACCTTGCTGAACACTCCATTCACCTTA GTCCGTTTTGTTATCAGCACCTGGGTATTCGGAAAGGGCATGTGTCATATCAGTCGCTTCGTGCAGTACTGCTCTCTGCACGTGTCCACTCTCACGCTCACGGCTATAGCGCTGGACAGACGTCAG GTAATTTTGCATCCCCTGAGACCAAGGATTTCCACTCTCCGAGGGTTCATCTACATTGCAGCAATATGGCTGATGGGTGGATCCTTCTCTCTGCCCCATGCCATTTATCAGAAGCTTTTTACATTTGTATACAG taaAGACATAGTCCGCTGCCTCTGTGTGCCCGACTTTCCGGAGCCCTCGGACCTCTTCTGGCAGTACCTGGACCTGGCCACCTTCGTCCTGCTCTACGTCCTGCCCCTCCTCATCATCAGCGGCGCCTACCTGGGCGTGGCGCGCCGCCTGTGGCGGCCCAACGCCATCGGCGACGTGACCAGCGAGCAGTACTTCCTGCAGCGGCGCCGGCGCAAGCGCACCATCAAGatgctgatggcggtggtgctGGTGTTCGCCGTCTGCTGGTTCCCGCTCAACTGCTACGTGCTGCTGCTGTCCAGCCGCGCCGTGCGCTCCAACAACGTGCTCTACTTCTCCTTCCACTGGCTGGCCATGAGCAGCACCTGCTACAACCCCTTCATCTACTGCTGGCTCAACCACAGCTTCCGCGCCGAGCTCAAGCGCCTGCTGGCCGTGTGCCCCTGGGGGTTGTGGGCGGCCGGTACCCGCGCCGCACCCGAGGCCTCGTCGCAGGAGCgccagcggcagcagcggcagcagcagcgggagAGTCTGCTGCCCCCTAGCGGCCAGGAGGGGCATCACCGCGTGGCCTGGCCCGAGAGGgaggcgggaggaggaggagcgcccGGTCCCGCTCGCCCGGGCCTCAAGAAGAGCTCCGCTCCGCAGTCGCTGTCGCTGTCGGGGACGGGACGGACGGACATTCTCACGGTGGAGCCCATCATGGTGGCCAGTTga